In Vitis vinifera cultivar Pinot Noir 40024 chromosome 11, ASM3070453v1, a genomic segment contains:
- the LOC100853154 gene encoding uncharacterized protein LOC100853154 produces the protein MLSAWFHAPTLFIHSGSSPSSSSSRLPMATSVRIAVVGDVHDDWNLQEDTKALQFLQPDLVLFTGDFGNENVELVRSVANLEMAKVVILGNHDAWTTQQFSGKKKDGVQLQLECLGKEHVGYRRMDFPVLKLSVVGGRPFSCGGKQLFRKRLLSARYGIHDMEASAKRIYETVLGTPEDHVVLFLAHNGPTGLGSNMNDICGVDWVYGGGDHGDPDLAQAISHLKETTKFSIPLVVFGHMHKELAHGNGHRKMIVVGEDDTTYLNGAIVPRVKTLINEQGTSNTSVTNSEAPPFTPESKGTIRAFTVVEILDGRLDKIAETWVSVIGDETRVEQEHILFKSGMELSS, from the exons ATGTTGAGCGCGTGGTTCCACGCGCCCACCCTATTTATCCACTCCGGTTCCTCTCCTTCCTCTTCGTCCAGTCGCTTGCCCATGGCCACCTCCGTTAGAATTGCCGTCGTCGGTGATGTG caTGACGATTGGAATCTACAAGAAGACACGAAGGCCCTTCAATTTCTGCAG CCAGATTTGGTGCTGTTTACAG gtgattttggtaacgAGAATGTTGAACTCGTTAGAAGTGTTGCTAACCTTGAAATGGCTAAAGTGGTTATTTTAGGGAACCATGATGCCTGGACTACTCAGCAGTTTTCTGGAAA GAAGAAAGATGGTGTTCAACTTCAGCTGGAATG TCTTGGCAAGGAGCATGTAGGTTATCGGCGTATGGACTTTCCTGTGTTAAAGTTGAGTGTTGTTGGTGGACGCCCATTTTCCTGTGGGGGCAAGCAACTGTTTCGTAAAAGGCTTCTGTCTGCAAG ATATGGAATCCATGACATGGAAGCTAGCGCAAAGAGAATCTATGAAACTGTCTTGGGAACACCAGAGGATCATGTTGTACTCTTTCTTGCCCACAATGGACCCACGG GTTTAGGTTCTAATATGAATGACATCTGTGGAGTGGACTGGGTGTATGGAGGTGGTGATCATGGTGATCCAG ATTTAGCACAAGCCATTTCCCACTTGAAAGAGACAACCAAATTCTCCATCCCCCTGGTTGTATTTGGCCACATGCATAAAGAGCTGGCACATGGAAATGGCCACAGAAAAATGATTGTTGTTGGGGAAGACGACACCACATACCTGAATGGGGCCATCGTTCCTCGGGTTAAAACTTTGATCAATGAACAAGGAACCAGTAACACAAGTGTCACAAATAGTGAAGCCCCTCCTTTCACACCTGAATCCAAAGGCACAATTCGGGCCTTCACTGTGGTTGAGATTCTGGATGGAAGATTGGACAAGATAGCAGAAACTTGGGTTTCAGTCATAGGAGATGAGACCAGAGTAGAACAGGagcatatattatttaaaagcGGCATGGAGCTTTCTTCCTAA